One Nitrospirota bacterium DNA segment encodes these proteins:
- a CDS encoding ferredoxin: MRPVVDEDKCIGCGNCEEVCPAVFHLNEVEGKAEVIDPDACDFADCCEAAAENCPVEAITLEE, encoded by the coding sequence ATGAGACCTGTTGTAGATGAAGATAAATGTATTGGGTGCGGCAACTGCGAAGAAGTATGCCCTGCTGTTTTTCATCTCAATGAAGTTGAAGGTAAGGCAGAAGTCATAGACCCTGATGCCTGTGATTTTGCAGACTGCTGCGAGGCTGCGGCTGAGAACTGCCCTGTTGAGGCAATAACCTTAGAAGAGTAA